A region of the Romboutsia hominis genome:
TGACTTACCTAATAAAGTTATGCAAAGTAAAGAAAGTTTAAAGCAAATAGCTTTTGAACTTTTAGAAGATGCACAAAGAGAAAATGTAAAATATATAGAGGTTAGGTTTGCACCTCTTTTACACACTAATAAAGGACTAAGTGTAGAAGAGATAATACAAAGTGTAATAGACGGAATAAAAGAAGCTCAAAATATATATGATATAAAGGGTAATGTAATATTATCCTGTTTAAGAACTATGAGTGTAGAAGATGGACTTAAAGTTGTAGAAGCTGGGAAAAAATTTATAAATAAAGGAGTAGTAGCTATAGATCTAGCAGGATGTGAGGAAGAAAGATTTTGCAATAAATTTAAACCTGTAATAGATAAAGCTAGAGAGTATGGATATAATGTAACAATACATGCAGGGGAAGCTGCAAGTGGTCAAAATGTTATAGATGCTATAAATTTACTAGGTGCAAAAAGAATAGGCCATGGTGTTAGAATAAAAGATATGAAAGAAGCTTATGATTTAGTAAAATCAAACAAAGTATATCTTGAAATGTGCCCAACAAGTAATATTCAAACTAAAGCAATAGATGATTTTAATAATTATCCATTATATGATTTTTATAAAGATGGAATATATGTGACGTTAAATACAGATAATCGAACAGTATCTAATATAGATTTAACAAATGAGATAGATTTAATATTCAGGAAGTTTAATATTAATAAAATAGAGTATAAAAATATATACTTAAATACAGTAGAAGCAACATTTTCTGATGAAGAAACTAAAAACTGGTTAAAAAGCTTTATATAAATAAATATCACTTCTTGGCTAGATAAATTATCCAAGAAGTGATATTTATTTGAAATAATTTATTATAGTTTAATAAATTATTCTACAAGTAGAATATGGCTACATTTTTTTAGGTTCATCATAAGTAGTACCAAATGTATCTACTTTAATTGACTCTATAATTACTTTTCTAGTAGGCATATCATTTTTGTCAGTCTCAACATTTTCTATTTTAGAAACTACATCTATCCCGTTAACAACCTTACCAAAAGAAGCATATTGGCCGTCTAAGTGAGGAGAATCCTTAGTCATTATAAAGAATTGACTTCCAGCACTATTTTTATTTTGACTTCTAGCCATAGATAATACTCCTTTAGTATGCTTTAAATCATTTTTAAACTTATTCTTAGTAAATTCTCCATAAATACTATATCCAGGGCCACCCATACCAGTGCCATCAGGGTCCCCACCTTGAATCATAAAGTCTTTTATTACTCTATGAAAAGTCAAGCCATCATAAAAACCATTATTAGCTAAGTATATAAAGTTACTAACTGTATTTGGGGCTATATGAGGGTATAGTTCAGCCTTAATAGTTCCAAAGTCTTTAAATATTATAGTAGCAATAGGAAGCTTTTCAGGTGGAGTTCTAACCTCATCAGCCATTTCATCATTTGAAGAACATCCAACTAAAGCTAAAGCTCCTGCAACTAAAGCTCCTATAAAACCTTTCTTTGTTTTAGTTCTCATAAAATCACCATCCTAATTAAATTTTAGTCGTTTTATTATAGCATAAAAAAATTAATAAAAGATTGATATATCTATATTTTTCCAATATGAATTTTTATTTTAGCATTATATATAAATTACTACATATAATATGTAAAATATTTATATATAAACTAAAAATACTTTTTACATTATGGAGGTAAAGACATGAAAAAAATACAAAAATACATATCAATACTTTGTATAGTATTTTTATTTTTAGTTATATCAGTTAATATAAATTCTTATGCAAATGAACCTATAATGGAGTACAAATTTACCGTAGAGCAACAAAAAGTAAAAAGAGCAGAGTTTATATGGAGAATCTGTATAGAAAAACTTAGACAAGAAAAAGTATTAAGTAACACAGATGCTAAAGCTATAAACAAATATATATCTGATAAAATGGAAAATAAAAGATATGAAGCTCATATCAATAACTATAAATATCAAAAAAATGCACTTAAAATAAAAAATGTAGATAATATTGTATCTAAAAATATAATAACGAAGGAACAGGGAGAAATATTGAAAAAAGAATTATCAAAGTATAATCTAAATAATTTAGAATACTAAAATGATATGTAGAAAATACATATAAAATAAGGTACTATAAAATGGAAAGGGGGGGATATAATGAAAAAATATAAAAATATAATATTTGATATTGATGGTACTATATTAAATACAGCAAATATGAACATATATCCATTAATCAAGCTAATTAAAGAAGAAAAAGAAATAGATATGACATATGAAAGTCTTTTATTTGCCTTGGGTCTTCCAGGAAAGAAAACTTTAGAGATATTAGGTTTTAATAATATTGACAAATCTTATGAAAAATGGGTTCAGTATGTAAATGAATATGAAAAAAAGGCAACACTCTATGATGGCATTAAAGATATTATAAAACATATGCACTCTAAAAATATAATATGTGGCATTGTAAGTTCTAAAAATAAGTCTCAATATGAAATTGACTTTATGCCTACAGGACTTCATGAGTGTATGAATGCTATAGTATTAGAAGAAGATACAAAATATCATAAGCCACACCCAGAACCACTAAAAAAAGTAATGGAAATACTAAATATAAATCCATATGATACATTATATGTAGGGGACTCCATATCGGACTATAATTGTTCTAAGAATTGTGAAGTAGACTTTGCTTTAGCTTTATGGGGAGCTGTAGATAAAAATATAAATGCAACTATAAGTTTAAATGAACCTAGTGATATATTAAATTTTATATAAAGATAAAATAGATTATGGTTATATAACCATAATCTATTTTTTATTATTTAAATTTATTTGTATACTTTTTATTTTTCTCATTTTTAAACATCTTAGATCTTTTTTCAAAAGAAGGACAAGTACCTTCTAACCTTTTTTTAGTAGTATTAGTCATTTTGACATTACTCTCTGAATTAAATTCTAAACTAGTATTTTTCTTCATAACAATTTTTCTACTATCATATCTTTATAGTTAGTATGTCTATATAATTTATAAAATATTTATTGTGAAAGTATATAAAATCATATTTATAAAAAGTAAAAAATGTTGACTTCCATAATAAAAAGAGTATTATATTGTTAGTACAAAAATAGAAATTTAACGAAATAAGAGGTGAAAATGTTGCATAAAATTAAGGTTCACATCAAAGAAAGTAGCTTGATATTAATTTCCTTTCTAAGATGGTTTGTGCTAGCATCTATATCTGGTGCTGTAGTTGGATTAGTAATATCTTTATTTTTAAATTGTTTACAATTTGCAACAAGTACAAGAAAATCTAATCCTTGGCTCTTATACCTACTTCCATTAGGAGGAGCATTAGTAAGTTACTTATATGCCAAGTTTGGAAGAGACTCAGCTAAGGGAAATAACCTTATAATTGAAAGAATTAATGAAGGTCAAGGCCATATACCGTTTAGGATGGCTCCACTGGTATTTTTTGGAACATTTATTACTCATTTATTTGGTGGATCAGCAGGTAGAGAAGGTACTGGAGTACAAATAGGTGCAAGTATTTCAGCAAAGATAGGTAGAATACTAAAATTAAAAGGATTAGATTATACAATATTAATAATAAGTGGAGTTAGCAGTGGTTTTGGAGTAGTGTTTGGAACACCTATAGCAGGTACCGTATTTGGACTTGAGGTAAGCTCTATTGGCAAAATGAGATACGAAGCTATAATACCATGTTTTGTATCAAGTTATATTGGAAATTTTATAGCTAAATTACTTAATGTTCACCACAGTCATTACAATGTAGTTGATGTTATAGGTGGCGTTGATGTATTTTTTAAGGTAATATTGTGTGCGGCTTTATTTGGTCTTACTAGTAAACTATTTGCAGAACTTACACATGAATTAAAGAAATTTTTTAGCAAAAAAATACCAAATTCAACTTTAAAAAGTTTTATAGGCGGAATAATAATTATAATTATTGTATTAATACTTGGAACCAGAATATATTTAGGATTAAGTTTGGATTTACTAAGTGATTCATTTACAACAGTAGTTTCTAAAGATTCATTTATAATAAAACTAGTATTAACTTCACTTACTTTAGCTGTAGGTTTTCAAGGTGGTGAGGTAACTCCATTATTTGTAATAGGTGCTACACTTGGAAATTTACTTGCTGGAATAGTTGGATTACCTATTTCATTTTTAGCAGGTATGGGTATGATAGCTGTATTTGCTGGAGCAACCAAAACTCCTATATCATCATTTATAATGGGAATAGAGCTATTTGGTTCTTCGAATATAGAATATCTATTTATAGTTTGTGCAATAAGCTATGTGTTTGCAGGTAGAAGTACTATATATACATCTCAGAAAAATTCATTATTTAAACCAGATGAAGAAGATATATATACTTAAAGAGAATATATGATAATATAAGAATACATATTATTAAAAGGTAGGGAAAAATATGAGTAAAAAGGGTAATATTTTAATAGATTCACTTTTAGAAAAAGGGAATATTTATAAGTTAAAATGTAATAAATGTAAATCTATATCAGTTCAAATTACTGAAAATAAAGAGCCAGATTATAAATGCTCTGATTGTGATGGAATATATACGATAATTAAATAATATCCATGTAAAATGAAAGGAAAAAGTACTTACTAAAGTTAAATAACTTTAGTAAGTACTTTTTCTAATTTTATTCTCTAATAAATAATATTAAATTAAAAAATATATATGTGAATAGTACTTTTTATTTAAAACATTTAGAACATGGACTGTAACCTTTATTTAAAGCTTCTTTTTCAGTCAATTTTATAGCGCCCTTCATTCCATGAGAAGTTCTTGATTTATGATAGGAGTTAGACTTACTATTACCACCATTAGCATATACTACATTTTTATCATTTGAATTTATAGTATTAGAACTTTCCTCTTCATTTATCTTAGACATATCATATCCTTTATCAGTTACATACCCATTAATTGACCATATATTCAACTTATTAGATTTAGCTTCGCTTTGAGTTTTATTTAGTGCATCAAGATGTTTAGTTTGGTTGTATATATAGCCAACTCTTGCTAATCCTTCTTCTACAACTCTTTCATTATACATTTCTAATTTTTTGTGTTCAGGGCATGTATACCATAAATATCCAAGATATCTTCCATATTTATCTGTTGAAGTTTTTCCATCAAGTTCAAAGTAAACAGTATCTCCTTTTTTTAGCAATGATTTAGCAAATTCAGAAGCTTCCGGACCATATTTTTGTACACCAATATTTGGATGCTTAGTTTCTGGAGTATCTATTAATAATAATCTAGTATCAACTTCTTTATTATTAGGAAGTATTATTTCAACTGTATCTCCATCTACAACTCTATCAACAGTAGCTTTTATTACATCTTTAGAATTTACATCTAAACTTTGACTTACATTACTCTTATGATTAGAAATTTGACTATCTAATACTTTAGAATTAGAAGTTTTACTAGTACATCCTGCAAAAAACAATGGTATTGATATTACAATAGATAGTAAACTTCTTTTATATTTTAGTTTTTCTAAAATTTTCATTTAATTCACCTCTTTTACATACTTTATATATAATACTATTTATATTAAATTTAATGCAACTATTTTGTAGTAAAATGATGAAATTTGTTCATGAAAATTTAAAATACTTTATATAAACTATAACAAATAAAAAATTTCATATATGTAAAAAACTTATCTTGTTTATCATTTAACTCTTTTTCTTTTTTTATCATAATATCTTTTACTTGTTCCTTACTTAAATTAGTTTTAGCTACTATATCTGTCATGTCTACATTATTATTAAGAAGCTTTTTAGCATATTCTATAGTTTTTTTGTATTCATCTTTTCTAAAGTTGCTCATATAGTATATCCTTTCAAATAATAGATTTATCTATAAAAAGATTTTTAACCTATACAAAATTTGTGCCTAAAAATGTTTATATAAGGATATAATGGGTATATAGTCATTAAATAATATTATATATAATTTAAAATTTAGATAAACTAAAACTTTTAGGAGGATACAAATGTCAAATTGTAGTTCATGTCCATCAAAATCAAGTTGTAAGAGCCAATCTACTTGTAATATAGAAAATAATCCAAAAAATAATATAAAAAAAGTTATAGGTGTTATGAGTGGTAAAGGTGGCGTTGGTAAATCAACTGTAACAGCACTACTTGCTAAGAAATTAAATAAAATGGGATATAAGGTTGGGATTCTTGATTCTGATATAACAGGACCTAGTATTCCAAGGCTTATGGGAGTATCAAATGAGAGAGCTATATCTCCAAATGGTAAAGATATATACCCTGTAATAACTAAAGAAAATATAAAAACTATGTCTGTAAACTACATGGTAGATAATGAAAATCAGCCAATAGTTTGGAAAGGTCCATTAATAGGAAATACTGTAAAGCAATTTTATAGGGATGTTATGTGGGAAGATTTAGATTATTTATTAATAGATATGCCTCCAGGTACAGGAGATGTAGCACTAACTGTTATGCAGTCTATTCCTTTAACTGGAATAGTAATGGTATCAGTTCCTCAAGATATGATATCAATGATAGTTGCCAAAGCTGTTAATATGGCCAAAATGCTAAATATTGATATATTAGGTGTAGTTGAAAATATGAGCTATATACAATGCCCTGATTGCGATAAAAAAATAAAGTTATTTGAAGGAGAAGAAACTGAAAAATTCTTGAGTGAAATGAATTTAAAGTTACTTGGAGAACTTCCTATGACTAAAGAAATAATAAATATAACTCACAATGGAGTAAATGAAATAAGTATGGAATTAGATAGTATACTAACAGGTATAGTGAATAATATAAAATAATTAATAAAAATAAAGCTGCTAAATTAGTAGCTTTATTTTTATTTTAAATCTATAATCTAATATATAATTAAGATAAGGGAGATGACTATTATGAAGCTTATAGATTTACATTGTGATACAATAGATAGATTGTTGGAAGAAGATAAAGATTTATATGAAAATAATTTTTCTGTAGACATAAAAAAGTTAAGAAAATCAAATTCTATTTTACAAGTATTTGCATTATATTTTGACCTAAATAAATATAGGTTAGATCCATATAAAAGGTTTGAAGACATGTATGAAAAATTTAATAAAGAGATAATTAAAAATAGGAAGTATATAGGTCTAGTAACAAGTTATCAGGATATAGTATCTAATATTAATAATAATAAAATATCAGCAATTCTTTCAATCGAAGAAGGAGGAGCTATAAATGGAAATATAGATAATTTATATAAAATACATGATAAAGGTGTTAGATTAATAACATTAACTTGGAATTATGAAAATGAAATAGGTTATCCTCATAATAATCACGATTTTAGATACAATTCTTTAAAGCCATTTGGGAAAAAAGTAGTTGAATGCATGAACGAACTTAATATGATAATAGATGTCTCTCATTTAAATGATGGAGGGTTTTATGATGTAGCGAATATATCTAAAAAGCCATTTGTAGCATCACATTCAAATGCTAGAAGTATAACTAATGTAACTAGAAATCTAAGTGATGATATGATAAAAATATTAGCAAATAGTGGTGGTGTTATGGGAATAAATTTCTGTAGTTATTTTACAGGAAAAAGCTCCATAACTAAAATAGATGATATAATATATCATATAAAACATATAGCAAATATTGGTGGAATAGATGTAATTTCTATAGGAAGTGATTTTGATGGAATAGAAAATGCAGTCGAAGTTTATGATATAGGTGAAATGGAAAAACTTTATTACTCACTAAAAAAAGCTGGATTTAAAGAATGTGAAATCGATAAAATGATGTATAAAAATGCATTAAGAGTTATAAAGGATGTTCTCTAGAAAGTTTTAAAAAGAATAGATTAACATAATATAAATCTAAAGAATATCATACATTAAAATGAGTTTTAGGAGGTATATTATGAAATATGCTAGCTATAAAAAAGGAGTTATAATTGATATAACTAGTTTTGAAAACGGTGAGTATATATTTATAACTATAGGCGAAGAGCCAGGTAATATATACACTTATACAAGGCTTGTATATTCTGATAAAACTTTAATACTAGATAACGAGTATAATGAAATATCTGTTAAAGATTTAAATATAGGAGACTTTGTAGTCGCATATCATTCTAACATTATGACCTTAAGTATACCACCACAGACTAATGTATATATAATTGAAGTTAAGTAGTCATATAAGGAGACAAAATATGAAAAAGCTAATGATTATAGAAGATTCAAAGACTATAAGAGAAGAGTTAAAAGCATTACTTAATAGATATGGTTATGAAGTATTTGCATCAGACAAGTTTGAAAATATAATAAAGGATATAGAAAATGAAAAACCACATTTGATATTATTAGATATTAATTTACCTATATATGATGGATTTTATATATGTAGAGAGATAAGAAAAATTTCTAATATACCAATAATAATAGTTACAAGTAGAGACAATGAAGTAGATGAACTTATGAGTATAAATTTAGGTGCAGATGATTTTGTAACTAAACCTTATAATACACAAATACTTTTAGCACGTATAAGTTCTGTATTAAAAAGAGTTTATAATGATTCAGAAAATATGGATATTCTTGAATTCAAGGATTTAAGTTTAAACCTATCAAAGGGAACTGTAAAATCATCTATAGGTTCTTTGGAAATTAGTAAAAATGATATAAAGATATTATCTTACCTTATAAAAAACAAAGAGAAAATAGTAACTAGAGAAGAATTAATGAACTACATGTGGAATTCAGACTTATATGTTGATGATAATACACTATCTGTAAATATAAATAGACTTAGAAAAAAATTAGAAGAAATAGGTCTTAAGGATTATATAGAGACTAGAAGAGGACTTGGGTATATAATGAAATAAAAAAGTGTAACTAATTTAGTTGCACTTTTTTTATTATACTTAAAATATATTATATATGTTTTTTAAAACGACAGATTATCTTGTTTTATGTAACTATATATATTTTTTTGAATATATATATACTAAAAGAAAATTATAAAATGGAGGGGTAAAATGTCTAAAAAAAACAACAAAAATTCTAAGACTAAAAAGATAAATCAGAAAAATTCAAAGAAGAAACCCCAAGAATCTGTAAATATAAATAATGAAATAAAACAGATATTACTAAAAAAATTAATAGAAAAGATAAAATAAAAACCTGATAGCATCAGGTTTTTATTTTATCTTTTTAAAGAATAAGATTAAAACTTACGGGAAAATTAAATAGTAAATTATAAAAATTATATAAGAGGTGCAGACATGGCAAATGAAAGACAAACTATAATACATAGTTCACTTGGTTCTGTATTTAGCGTTTTTAGTGAAGAAGAATTAAAAAAATTAACAAAAGAAGGTAAAAGAAGAATTGCTATCTCTGGAAAAATTAATTCTCCAGGTATAATAGAAGTTCCTAAAGGTGCAACACTTGCTGAAATAATAACTATGGCAGGAGGGCTATTAAATGATAGTGGATTTAAAGCAGCACAACTAGGTATGCCATTTGGAGGATTTATAACTGAAGATAATTTAGATCAAGAATTAGATTTTAAATTATTTGATAAAAACACAAGTCAAACTATAATAATTCTTTCTGACGAAGACTGTATAATACAATATGCTAAATTTTATATAGATTATCTTTTAGGTAAGATGCAAGATGGTAGTTTAGATAACTATTTAGTTGCTAAAAAAGAGATAATAAGAATGTGGAAGCTACTTGATAGAATCAGCAAAGGTAGAGCGAATATGAGAGATATTTTCTTTCTAAGAAGACTTGCAAGTACAGTAAAAGAAAAAGTTAATCAAAAACACAATATAATGGAAGAAATTATAGATAAGTTTTATGATGAGATAAAAGAACATATAGAAGGTCACCGATGTTATACATTTCAGTGTAACCATCTTATAAAGCTATCTATAACTAAAAAATGTATAGGATGTGGAGCTTGCAAAAGAGTTTGTCCGGTTGATTGTATTGAAGGAGAAAGAAAAAGTAGACATTACATAGATTATACAAGATGTACCCACTGTGGACAATGTGTAGCTGCTTGTCCAGTAAATGCTATAACTACAGGAAATAATACTTTTAGATTTTTAAGAGATCTAGCTACACCAAATAAGTTAGTAATAACTCAAATGGCACCTGCTGTTAGAGTTGCAATAGGTGAAGCTTTTGGACTTGAACCTGGTACTAATGTGGAAAATAAAATATCATCGGCGCTTAGACAGATTGGCGTAGATTATGTATTCGATACCACTTGGGCTGCAGATTTAACTATTATGGAGGAAGCTGCTGAACTTCAAGAGAGAATTGAAAAATATTACTCAGGTGATAAAAGTGTAAGACTTCCAATACTTACATCTTGTTGTCCTGCTTGGGTTAAATTTATAGAACAAAATTATGCTGATATGTTAGACGTACCATCATCTGCTAAGTCACCTATGCAGATGTTTGCAACGGTTGCAAAAGATATTTGGGCAAAAGAAAAAGGGCTAGAAAGAGACCAGGTAACATTGGTTTCTATAATGCCTTGTATAGCAAAAAAATACGAAGCTTCAAGGGCAGAGTTTTCACGTGATCTTAATTATGACGTTGATTACGTTATAACAACTAGTGAATTAATGACGTTATTTAAAGATTCAAATATAGATTTAAGTCAAATAGAGGATTCTCCTATTGATTCGGTACTGGGTGACTACACAGGAGGAGGAATAATATTTGGTAGAACAGGAGGAGTTATAGAAGCTGCGACTAGGACTCTTTATGAAAATATGACTGGTAAAAAACTAGAAAAAGTTGAATTTGAATCTCTTAGAGGATGGGATGGTCTAAGGGTAGCAGAAGTTAAAGTTAATGATTTAACATTAAGAATAGGTATTGCCTATGGTTTAAGAGAAGCTGGTAAACTCCTTGATAAAATAAGAAATAAAGAAGAATTTTTCCATGCTATTGAAATAATGGCATGTCCTTATGGATGTGTTGGTGGAGGTGGACAACCTAAAGCTAAAAAAAGACTTGAAACTCTTCAACAAAGAGCTGAAGGTTTAAATTCCATAGATAGATCATTAGACCTTAGAGTATCC
Encoded here:
- the add gene encoding adenosine deaminase yields the protein MRKLPKIELHCHLDGSVRPQTIIDIAKRENIEIPSYKESDIKELVMVKKDCTSLNEYLEKFDLPNKVMQSKESLKQIAFELLEDAQRENVKYIEVRFAPLLHTNKGLSVEEIIQSVIDGIKEAQNIYDIKGNVILSCLRTMSVEDGLKVVEAGKKFINKGVVAIDLAGCEEERFCNKFKPVIDKAREYGYNVTIHAGEAASGQNVIDAINLLGAKRIGHGVRIKDMKEAYDLVKSNKVYLEMCPTSNIQTKAIDDFNNYPLYDFYKDGIYVTLNTDNRTVSNIDLTNEIDLIFRKFNINKIEYKNIYLNTVEATFSDEETKNWLKSFI
- a CDS encoding peptidylprolyl isomerase — translated: MADEVRTPPEKLPIATIIFKDFGTIKAELYPHIAPNTVSNFIYLANNGFYDGLTFHRVIKDFMIQGGDPDGTGMGGPGYSIYGEFTKNKFKNDLKHTKGVLSMARSQNKNSAGSQFFIMTKDSPHLDGQYASFGKVVNGIDVVSKIENVETDKNDMPTRKVIIESIKVDTFGTTYDEPKKM
- a CDS encoding HAD family hydrolase encodes the protein MKKYKNIIFDIDGTILNTANMNIYPLIKLIKEEKEIDMTYESLLFALGLPGKKTLEILGFNNIDKSYEKWVQYVNEYEKKATLYDGIKDIIKHMHSKNIICGIVSSKNKSQYEIDFMPTGLHECMNAIVLEEDTKYHKPHPEPLKKVMEILNINPYDTLYVGDSISDYNCSKNCEVDFALALWGAVDKNINATISLNEPSDILNFI
- a CDS encoding chloride channel protein, yielding MLHKIKVHIKESSLILISFLRWFVLASISGAVVGLVISLFLNCLQFATSTRKSNPWLLYLLPLGGALVSYLYAKFGRDSAKGNNLIIERINEGQGHIPFRMAPLVFFGTFITHLFGGSAGREGTGVQIGASISAKIGRILKLKGLDYTILIISGVSSGFGVVFGTPIAGTVFGLEVSSIGKMRYEAIIPCFVSSYIGNFIAKLLNVHHSHYNVVDVIGGVDVFFKVILCAALFGLTSKLFAELTHELKKFFSKKIPNSTLKSFIGGIIIIIIVLILGTRIYLGLSLDLLSDSFTTVVSKDSFIIKLVLTSLTLAVGFQGGEVTPLFVIGATLGNLLAGIVGLPISFLAGMGMIAVFAGATKTPISSFIMGIELFGSSNIEYLFIVCAISYVFAGRSTIYTSQKNSLFKPDEEDIYT
- a CDS encoding thermonuclease family protein; the encoded protein is MKILEKLKYKRSLLSIVISIPLFFAGCTSKTSNSKVLDSQISNHKSNVSQSLDVNSKDVIKATVDRVVDGDTVEIILPNNKEVDTRLLLIDTPETKHPNIGVQKYGPEASEFAKSLLKKGDTVYFELDGKTSTDKYGRYLGYLWYTCPEHKKLEMYNERVVEEGLARVGYIYNQTKHLDALNKTQSEAKSNKLNIWSINGYVTDKGYDMSKINEEESSNTINSNDKNVVYANGGNSKSNSYHKSRTSHGMKGAIKLTEKEALNKGYSPCSKCFK
- a CDS encoding Mrp/NBP35 family ATP-binding protein: MSNCSSCPSKSSCKSQSTCNIENNPKNNIKKVIGVMSGKGGVGKSTVTALLAKKLNKMGYKVGILDSDITGPSIPRLMGVSNERAISPNGKDIYPVITKENIKTMSVNYMVDNENQPIVWKGPLIGNTVKQFYRDVMWEDLDYLLIDMPPGTGDVALTVMQSIPLTGIVMVSVPQDMISMIVAKAVNMAKMLNIDILGVVENMSYIQCPDCDKKIKLFEGEETEKFLSEMNLKLLGELPMTKEIINITHNGVNEISMELDSILTGIVNNIK
- a CDS encoding dipeptidase, translating into MKLIDLHCDTIDRLLEEDKDLYENNFSVDIKKLRKSNSILQVFALYFDLNKYRLDPYKRFEDMYEKFNKEIIKNRKYIGLVTSYQDIVSNINNNKISAILSIEEGGAINGNIDNLYKIHDKGVRLITLTWNYENEIGYPHNNHDFRYNSLKPFGKKVVECMNELNMIIDVSHLNDGGFYDVANISKKPFVASHSNARSITNVTRNLSDDMIKILANSGGVMGINFCSYFTGKSSITKIDDIIYHIKHIANIGGIDVISIGSDFDGIENAVEVYDIGEMEKLYYSLKKAGFKECEIDKMMYKNALRVIKDVL
- a CDS encoding response regulator transcription factor, translated to MKKLMIIEDSKTIREELKALLNRYGYEVFASDKFENIIKDIENEKPHLILLDINLPIYDGFYICREIRKISNIPIIIVTSRDNEVDELMSINLGADDFVTKPYNTQILLARISSVLKRVYNDSENMDILEFKDLSLNLSKGTVKSSIGSLEISKNDIKILSYLIKNKEKIVTREELMNYMWNSDLYVDDNTLSVNINRLRKKLEEIGLKDYIETRRGLGYIMK
- a CDS encoding [FeFe] hydrogenase, group A — encoded protein: MANERQTIIHSSLGSVFSVFSEEELKKLTKEGKRRIAISGKINSPGIIEVPKGATLAEIITMAGGLLNDSGFKAAQLGMPFGGFITEDNLDQELDFKLFDKNTSQTIIILSDEDCIIQYAKFYIDYLLGKMQDGSLDNYLVAKKEIIRMWKLLDRISKGRANMRDIFFLRRLASTVKEKVNQKHNIMEEIIDKFYDEIKEHIEGHRCYTFQCNHLIKLSITKKCIGCGACKRVCPVDCIEGERKSRHYIDYTRCTHCGQCVAACPVNAITTGNNTFRFLRDLATPNKLVITQMAPAVRVAIGEAFGLEPGTNVENKISSALRQIGVDYVFDTTWAADLTIMEEAAELQERIEKYYSGDKSVRLPILTSCCPAWVKFIEQNYADMLDVPSSAKSPMQMFATVAKDIWAKEKGLERDQVTLVSIMPCIAKKYEASRAEFSRDLNYDVDYVITTSELMTLFKDSNIDLSQIEDSPIDSVLGDYTGGGIIFGRTGGVIEAATRTLYENMTGKKLEKVEFESLRGWDGLRVAEVKVNDLTLRIGIAYGLREAGKLLDKIRNKEEFFHAIEIMACPYGCVGGGGQPKAKKRLETLQQRAEGLNSIDRSLDLRVSKDNPKVRAIYDNHLDHPLSHKAHELLHTEYFVKVKRGKDENTDASKEE